In the genome of Saccharomonospora viridis DSM 43017, one region contains:
- a CDS encoding tRNA (cytidine(34)-2'-O)-methyltransferase codes for MFRIVFFHPEIPGNTGNAIRLAANTGCELHLIEPLGFSLEDRYLRRAGLDYHDLAHIQVHRDLDAAWQALDPVHVYAFTTQAHRRHTDVDYAEGDVLLFGPESVGLPDEVLADERITDQVRLPMLPTSRSLNLTNTAAIAVYEAWRQHDFRGSARQSS; via the coding sequence GTGTTCCGGATCGTGTTCTTCCACCCCGAGATCCCAGGCAACACCGGCAACGCGATCCGGCTCGCCGCCAACACCGGCTGCGAGCTGCATCTGATCGAGCCACTGGGCTTCTCCCTCGAGGACCGATACCTGCGCCGGGCGGGACTGGACTACCACGACCTCGCCCACATCCAGGTCCACCGCGACCTGGACGCCGCATGGCAGGCACTGGACCCCGTCCACGTCTACGCGTTCACCACACAGGCGCACCGCAGACACACCGATGTGGACTACGCGGAAGGTGATGTGCTGTTGTTCGGCCCCGAGTCGGTGGGGCTGCCCGACGAGGTACTCGCCGACGAGCGGATCACCGATCAGGTGCGGCTGCCGATGCTGCCGACGTCACGTTCCCTCAACCTGACCAATACCGCGGCGATCGCGGTGTACGAGGCGTGGCGGCAACACGACTTCCGTGGTTCCGCCCGACAATCCTCTTAA
- a CDS encoding ATP-binding protein produces MGTVPASSRPEPHPPVDLPRTAGELRAAGYRPRTVKAEIKDNLLTALRAGRDPWPGIVGFSDTVVPQLERALLAGHDVVLLGARGQGKTRLARTLVGLLDEWTPVIEGSELAEHPLAPITPASRRRAAELGDDLPVTWLHRDARYTEKLATPDTSVGDLIGDVDPVKVAEGRSLGDPETIHYGLVPRAHRGIVTINELPDLVERIQVALLNVMEERDIQIRGYTLRLPLDVLLVATANPEDYTNRGRIITPLKDRFGAEIRTHYPLDVAAEVAIVKQEARLVAEVGDELLSVLARFVRYLRSSTVVDQRSGVSARLAVAAAETVAAAALRRSALTGEQPAVARPVDLETVLDVVRGKLEFEPGEEGRATEHVTHLLRRSVAETADDVFAGLDLRPLADAVADGNLVATGERVTAAQVLEALPELPVVHEVAQRLGVLSDEPSPRLAAAVELALESLYLARRLAKDIDGGTAVYGP; encoded by the coding sequence ATGGGGACCGTTCCGGCGTCGTCACGGCCTGAGCCGCATCCCCCGGTCGACCTCCCCCGCACCGCGGGTGAGTTGCGTGCCGCCGGGTATCGACCACGCACCGTCAAAGCCGAGATCAAGGACAATCTGCTCACCGCGTTGCGCGCGGGCCGGGACCCGTGGCCGGGCATCGTGGGGTTCTCCGACACCGTGGTGCCACAACTGGAGCGGGCATTGCTCGCCGGCCATGACGTCGTGCTGCTCGGTGCGCGCGGACAGGGCAAAACCCGGTTGGCGCGGACGCTGGTGGGGTTGCTCGACGAATGGACGCCGGTGATCGAGGGTTCCGAACTGGCGGAACATCCGCTCGCACCCATCACGCCCGCCTCGCGCAGACGTGCCGCCGAACTCGGGGACGACCTCCCTGTCACATGGCTGCACCGGGACGCCCGCTACACCGAGAAACTCGCCACCCCGGACACCTCCGTCGGGGATCTCATCGGCGACGTCGACCCGGTCAAGGTCGCCGAGGGGCGCAGCCTCGGTGACCCGGAGACGATCCACTATGGGCTCGTCCCGAGGGCACACCGCGGGATCGTGACGATCAACGAGTTGCCCGACCTCGTCGAGCGTATCCAGGTGGCGTTGCTGAACGTCATGGAGGAGCGTGACATCCAAATCCGGGGATACACGCTGCGTCTCCCGCTGGACGTGCTGCTGGTGGCCACGGCCAACCCGGAGGACTACACGAACCGAGGACGCATCATCACCCCGCTGAAGGACCGTTTCGGGGCGGAGATCCGCACGCATTACCCCCTCGACGTCGCCGCTGAGGTGGCGATCGTCAAGCAGGAGGCGCGTCTGGTGGCGGAAGTCGGTGACGAACTGTTGTCCGTACTCGCCCGGTTCGTGCGGTATCTGCGCTCCTCCACGGTCGTGGACCAGCGTTCCGGGGTGTCGGCGCGGCTCGCCGTCGCGGCCGCCGAGACCGTCGCCGCGGCGGCGCTTCGCCGATCCGCGTTGACGGGGGAACAACCGGCCGTGGCCAGGCCCGTGGATTTGGAGACCGTGCTCGACGTGGTGCGCGGCAAACTCGAGTTCGAGCCGGGGGAGGAAGGGCGCGCAACCGAGCATGTGACTCATCTGTTGCGCCGTTCCGTCGCCGAGACCGCCGATGACGTCTTCGCGGGGCTGGATCTGCGGCCGCTGGCCGACGCGGTGGCGGACGGGAACCTCGTCGCCACGGGTGAACGGGTGACCGCCGCCCAGGTGCTCGAGGCGCTTCCCGAGTTACCGGTCGTGCACGAAGTGGCGCAGCGGTTGGGTGTGTTGTCCGACGAACCCTCGCCTCGGCTCGCGGCCGCTGTGGAGTTGGCTTTGGAGTCGTTGTATCTGGCCCGGCGATTGGCCAAGGACATCGACGGTGGCACCGCGGTGTACGGACCGTGA
- a CDS encoding VWA domain-containing protein has product MSVSGFSSPWWFLLLAVVAALVAGYVVALRSRRKRIMKFTNLELLERVAPRSQSRLRHVPAALLVVSLLLLIFALAGPTAEQKVPRNRATVMLVIDVSLSMEATDVKPTRLRAAQDAARSFAEGLTPGVNLGLISFAGTATVLAAPTTEREGVVHAIENLKLAQSTATGEGIFAALQAIESFSAVIGGAEGPPPARIVLMTDGKQTVPQDEYAPRGAFTAAGVAKQKGIPITTISFGTSYGSVEIDGTRVPVEVDDASMREIARLSGGDFYKAATAEELKQVYDSLGEQIGYEIKETDASKPWVMLGTITLIGAAVGSLLIGQRLP; this is encoded by the coding sequence ATGAGCGTGTCGGGTTTCAGTTCACCGTGGTGGTTCCTACTGCTCGCCGTGGTGGCGGCACTCGTGGCGGGTTACGTGGTCGCGCTGCGCTCACGTCGCAAGCGCATCATGAAGTTCACCAATCTGGAGCTGCTCGAACGCGTCGCGCCGCGCAGTCAGAGCCGGCTGCGGCATGTGCCCGCCGCGTTGCTCGTGGTGTCGTTGTTGCTGCTGATCTTCGCGCTCGCGGGGCCGACCGCCGAGCAGAAGGTGCCGCGCAATCGGGCCACGGTGATGCTCGTGATCGACGTCTCCTTGTCGATGGAGGCCACCGACGTCAAGCCCACACGGTTGCGGGCCGCGCAGGACGCCGCGCGCTCGTTCGCCGAGGGGCTCACCCCGGGGGTGAACCTGGGGCTCATCTCGTTCGCCGGTACGGCCACCGTCTTGGCCGCCCCCACCACCGAACGCGAGGGTGTGGTGCACGCGATCGAGAACCTCAAACTCGCGCAGTCCACGGCCACCGGAGAGGGGATCTTCGCCGCTCTTCAGGCCATCGAGAGTTTCTCAGCCGTGATCGGGGGCGCGGAAGGCCCTCCGCCTGCGCGCATCGTGCTGATGACCGACGGTAAACAGACCGTCCCCCAGGATGAGTACGCGCCGCGCGGTGCTTTCACCGCGGCCGGGGTGGCCAAGCAGAAGGGCATCCCCATCACCACGATCTCGTTCGGCACGTCGTACGGCAGTGTGGAGATCGACGGTACGCGGGTGCCCGTGGAGGTGGACGACGCCTCCATGCGGGAGATCGCCCGACTGTCCGGTGGCGACTTCTACAAGGCGGCCACCGCCGAGGAACTGAAGCAGGTGTACGACAGCCTGGGTGAGCAGATCGGCTACGAGATCAAGGAGACCGACGCCAGTAAGCCGTGGGTGATGCTGGGCACCATCACCCTCATCGGTGCGGCCGTCGGTTCGCTGTTGATCGGGCAGCGGCTCCCGTAA
- the mobA gene encoding molybdenum cofactor guanylyltransferase, translating to MTESERSAAIRDERMRLAGVVLAGGEARRMGGVDKPMLRVGGVPLLHRVVAALRTADPVIVVGPPRAGLTGVRWTREDPAGTGPVAALAAALPVLDTPEWADVELVALLAADLAGVTGDTVARLASALRGVEGADGALLVDEGGRRQWLLGVWRKHALATAVPTDPRGASLRGTLGTLSIVEVSALAGEARDVDTPEDLRP from the coding sequence ATGACCGAGTCCGAGCGTTCCGCGGCGATACGCGATGAGCGTATGCGGTTGGCGGGTGTGGTCCTCGCCGGAGGCGAGGCGAGGCGGATGGGTGGAGTGGACAAGCCGATGCTGCGTGTCGGCGGTGTCCCGCTGCTCCACCGGGTGGTCGCGGCATTGCGTACCGCCGACCCCGTGATCGTCGTCGGCCCGCCTCGTGCGGGGCTGACCGGGGTGCGGTGGACACGGGAGGACCCTGCCGGGACGGGGCCCGTGGCCGCGCTCGCCGCCGCCTTGCCCGTGCTCGACACCCCGGAGTGGGCCGACGTCGAACTCGTGGCGTTGCTCGCCGCGGACCTCGCGGGCGTGACCGGCGACACCGTCGCCAGATTGGCGTCCGCCCTACGCGGAGTCGAGGGGGCCGACGGCGCCCTGCTCGTGGACGAGGGCGGCCGGCGCCAGTGGCTGCTCGGGGTCTGGCGTAAGCATGCGCTTGCCACGGCCGTGCCCACCGACCCCCGAGGTGCTTCGCTGCGTGGCACCCTGGGAACATTGTCCATTGTGGAGGTGTCGGCGTTGGCGGGTGAAGCCCGTGACGTGGACACCCCGGAAGACCTACGTCCCTGA
- the fabG gene encoding beta-ketoacyl-ACP reductase — translation MGRSVLVTGGNRGIGLAIARELADAGHRVAVTHRGSGAPEGLFGVQADVTDTEQVDTAFKQVEEHQGPVEILVSNAGINDDTLLMRMSEEQFTRVLDANLTGAYRVAKRASRGMLRARWGRFVFISSVIGLSGGAGQVNYAASKAGLVGLARSLTRELGSRNITANVVAPGFIVSDMTNELSEKQKAEALEKIPAARYGDPAEVAHAVRFLVSDEAAYINGAVLPVDGGLGMGH, via the coding sequence GTGGGACGGTCCGTTCTGGTCACCGGCGGCAATCGCGGTATCGGGTTGGCGATCGCGCGGGAACTCGCCGACGCCGGGCACAGGGTGGCGGTGACCCACCGCGGTTCCGGCGCGCCGGAGGGGCTGTTCGGTGTGCAGGCCGATGTGACCGACACCGAGCAGGTGGACACGGCGTTCAAGCAGGTCGAGGAGCACCAGGGACCGGTGGAGATCCTGGTGTCCAACGCCGGCATCAACGACGACACGCTCCTGATGCGCATGAGTGAGGAGCAGTTCACCCGTGTCCTGGACGCGAACCTCACCGGGGCCTACCGCGTAGCCAAACGGGCGTCGCGGGGGATGTTGCGCGCCAGGTGGGGCCGTTTCGTGTTCATCTCCTCGGTCATCGGTCTTTCCGGCGGCGCGGGGCAGGTGAACTACGCCGCGAGCAAGGCGGGGCTCGTGGGGCTCGCACGGTCGCTGACCCGGGAGCTCGGGTCCCGCAACATCACCGCGAACGTCGTGGCTCCCGGCTTCATCGTCAGCGACATGACCAACGAGCTCAGTGAGAAGCAGAAGGCCGAGGCGCTGGAGAAGATCCCGGCGGCCCGCTACGGGGACCCGGCCGAGGTCGCGCACGCTGTGCGGTTCCTCGTCTCCGACGAGGCCGCCTACATCAACGGTGCGGTCCTGCCCGTCGACGGCGGCCTCGGTATGGGGCACTGA
- a CDS encoding AAA family ATPase: MTESGTPSRDAQLLERTVFEVKRVIVGQDRLVERMLVGLLAKGHVLLEGVPGVAKTLAVETFARVVGGSFSRVQFTPDLVPADILGTRIYRQSSEKFDVELGPVMANFVLADEINRAPAKVQSAMLEVMAERHVSIGGETFPTPQPFLVLATQNPIENEGVYPLPEAQRDRFLFKVIVEYPTAEEEREIVYRMGVAPPEPQQVLTPDDLLRLQEVASQVFVHHALVDYVVRLVLATRQPAEHGLTDVAGWVSYGASPRASLGIISGARALALVRGRDYVLPQDVVDIVPDVLRHRLVLSYDALADGVPLDHIVNRVLQAVPLPQVSARPQGPGAASSAAVGVPGR, translated from the coding sequence GTGACCGAGTCCGGTACCCCGTCGCGGGACGCGCAGTTGCTGGAGCGCACCGTTTTCGAGGTGAAGCGCGTCATCGTCGGGCAGGACCGGCTTGTCGAACGGATGCTGGTGGGCTTGCTGGCCAAGGGGCACGTGCTGTTGGAGGGCGTGCCCGGCGTGGCGAAGACGCTGGCGGTCGAGACGTTCGCCCGTGTGGTGGGCGGGTCGTTCTCCCGCGTGCAGTTCACGCCCGACCTCGTGCCCGCGGACATCCTGGGCACCCGGATCTATCGCCAGTCGAGTGAGAAGTTCGACGTCGAGCTCGGACCGGTCATGGCGAACTTCGTGCTGGCCGACGAGATCAACCGTGCGCCCGCGAAGGTGCAGTCGGCCATGCTCGAGGTGATGGCCGAACGGCATGTGTCCATCGGCGGCGAGACGTTCCCGACCCCGCAGCCGTTCCTCGTGCTGGCCACTCAGAACCCGATCGAGAACGAAGGGGTCTACCCGCTGCCTGAGGCGCAGCGTGACCGGTTCCTGTTCAAGGTCATCGTCGAGTACCCGACGGCCGAAGAGGAACGTGAGATCGTCTACCGCATGGGCGTGGCCCCGCCGGAGCCACAGCAGGTGTTGACCCCGGACGACCTCCTCCGCCTGCAGGAGGTGGCTTCCCAGGTCTTCGTGCACCACGCCTTGGTGGACTACGTGGTGCGGCTGGTCCTGGCCACCCGGCAGCCGGCCGAGCACGGGCTGACCGACGTGGCGGGCTGGGTCTCCTACGGCGCCTCGCCGCGGGCGAGTCTGGGCATCATCTCCGGTGCCCGGGCGCTCGCTTTGGTGCGGGGCCGGGACTACGTACTGCCGCAGGACGTGGTGGACATCGTGCCCGACGTGCTGCGACACCGTCTGGTGTTGTCCTACGACGCGCTGGCCGACGGTGTGCCGTTGGACCACATCGTCAACCGGGTACTGCAGGCGGTGCCGCTGCCGCAGGTGTCCGCTCGCCCGCAGGGACCGGGAGCGGCTTCCTCCGCGGCGGTGGGGGTGCCCGGCAGGTAG
- the fabI gene encoding enoyl-ACP reductase FabI: MSGLLEGKRLLITGVITDASIAFHAAKIAQEQGAQVVLTGFGRMSLVERIAKRLPEPAPVLELDVQNSEHLDTLADRVREHVDGLDGVLHSIAYAPPSCLGEPFLDAPAEDVSTAVEISAYSYKALAAAVLPLLGRGSSLVGMDFDARVAWPAYNWMGVAKAALESVNRYLARELGPRGIRVNLVAAGPVKTMAAKSIPGFTELEQGWGERAPLGWDTADPTPVAKSICALLSDWLPATTGSMVWVDGGVHATGQ; encoded by the coding sequence GTGTCCGGATTGCTCGAAGGTAAACGTCTGCTCATCACGGGTGTGATCACCGACGCCTCGATCGCGTTCCACGCCGCCAAGATCGCCCAGGAGCAGGGCGCGCAGGTGGTGCTGACCGGTTTCGGGCGGATGTCGTTGGTCGAGCGCATCGCCAAGCGACTGCCGGAGCCCGCGCCCGTGCTGGAACTGGACGTGCAGAACTCCGAGCATCTGGACACCCTCGCCGACCGGGTGCGTGAGCACGTCGACGGCCTCGACGGTGTGCTGCATTCGATCGCGTACGCCCCGCCGAGCTGCCTCGGTGAGCCGTTCCTGGACGCCCCCGCCGAGGACGTCTCCACCGCCGTGGAGATCTCCGCTTACTCCTACAAGGCCCTCGCCGCGGCTGTGTTGCCGTTGCTGGGTCGGGGATCGTCACTGGTGGGCATGGACTTCGACGCCCGTGTCGCTTGGCCCGCCTACAACTGGATGGGCGTGGCCAAGGCGGCTTTGGAGTCGGTGAACCGTTACCTCGCCCGTGAGCTCGGGCCGCGCGGTATTCGGGTGAACCTGGTGGCCGCAGGGCCGGTGAAGACGATGGCCGCCAAGTCCATCCCCGGATTCACCGAGTTGGAACAGGGGTGGGGTGAACGGGCTCCGCTCGGATGGGACACCGCCGACCCCACACCGGTGGCCAAGAGCATCTGTGCCCTGTTGTCGGATTGGTTGCCGGCCACCACCGGCTCGATGGTGTGGGTCGACGGTGGTGTTCACGCCACCGGTCAGTGA
- a CDS encoding flagellar basal body protein FliL, translating into MAVAPGPGPQPKKSKRGLIITLVAVLVLALGGGATWWALSRSDSVASGAATPEDAVTELLSALDDGDLLGAANTLAPSEASILADQLTQSFDEYKRLGLLDQNADPSSFSGFELVAENLTFDSQSAERVNDHVTITKLTGGTLTINADLTKLPLAQEYLDAMLAEAGGAAALTDSETLDIGSHVQQTGEPIRIATVNVDGEWYPSLLYTFADNLLAEAGLSWPQESIPAHGADSPTEAVKQLLQAAFDANFTRVIELLPPDEMAVLHDVGPALVHQLGNLAEGPSGIQVLDVQTEDKQVAGGTLATLTALSLEIPGQGQLTVTKNGDCYELTAPQGTQQLCGEELGQRMAAEADESTPPQMLQHIGESLAEHGVGAVVTQVDGQYYVSPLRTLNELGMSLSRGLEPEDLKQILQGIN; encoded by the coding sequence GTGGCCGTCGCCCCGGGTCCCGGCCCGCAGCCGAAGAAGAGCAAACGCGGGCTGATCATCACACTGGTCGCGGTGCTCGTCCTCGCGTTGGGCGGCGGGGCGACCTGGTGGGCACTGTCGAGATCGGATTCGGTGGCCTCGGGCGCCGCCACCCCCGAGGACGCGGTCACCGAGTTGTTGAGCGCCCTCGACGACGGCGATCTGCTGGGTGCGGCGAACACGTTGGCCCCGAGCGAGGCGTCGATACTGGCGGATCAGCTCACCCAGAGCTTCGACGAGTACAAACGCCTCGGGCTGTTGGATCAAAACGCCGATCCGTCCTCGTTCTCGGGCTTCGAACTCGTCGCGGAGAACCTGACGTTCGACTCCCAATCAGCCGAACGGGTCAACGACCACGTGACGATCACGAAGCTCACCGGTGGCACGCTCACCATCAACGCGGACCTCACCAAACTACCCTTGGCCCAGGAGTATCTCGACGCGATGCTGGCCGAGGCCGGTGGCGCCGCCGCGCTGACGGACAGTGAGACGCTCGACATCGGCTCGCACGTCCAGCAGACCGGTGAGCCGATCCGCATCGCCACCGTCAACGTGGACGGCGAGTGGTATCCGAGCCTGCTGTACACCTTCGCGGACAACCTCCTGGCGGAGGCGGGTCTGTCCTGGCCGCAGGAATCGATCCCGGCCCACGGCGCGGACTCGCCGACCGAAGCCGTGAAACAGCTGTTGCAGGCCGCGTTCGACGCTAACTTCACCCGTGTCATCGAGCTGCTGCCCCCGGATGAGATGGCGGTGCTCCACGACGTGGGTCCGGCGTTGGTGCACCAGCTCGGAAACCTCGCCGAAGGACCGTCCGGCATCCAGGTCCTCGACGTACAGACCGAGGACAAGCAGGTCGCCGGGGGGACACTCGCCACACTCACGGCACTGTCGCTGGAGATCCCTGGCCAGGGACAGCTGACCGTGACCAAAAACGGCGACTGCTACGAGCTCACGGCGCCGCAAGGCACCCAACAGCTGTGCGGCGAGGAGCTCGGTCAGCGGATGGCCGCGGAGGCCGACGAGTCGACCCCACCGCAAATGCTCCAGCACATCGGCGAGAGCCTGGCGGAACACGGGGTTGGCGCGGTGGTCACACAGGTCGACGGCCAGTACTACGTCAGCCCCCTGCGCACGTTGAACGAACTCGGCATGAGCCTGTCCCGCGGGCTGGAGCCGGAGGACCTCAAGCAGATCCTGCAGGGGATCAACTGA
- a CDS encoding DUF58 domain-containing protein — protein sequence MTPKKRDARGDRPTWAPPILRGERMEAGLRTLELDVRHRLDGLLQGNHLGLVPGPGSEPGEARQYQPGDDVRRIDWAVTARTTTPHIRETVADRELETWVVADLSPSLDFGTAACEKRDLVVCAVAAIAHLTRGGGNRIGALLSNGAETVRIPPRGGRGHARELVRRVATMPRAKEGTRGDLAALVDKLRRPPRRRGLAVVISDFLGPLTWERPLRALSARHDLVAVEVLDPRDVELPEIGSVVLADPETGRQREVHVSALLRKEFAAAASAHRAEVARAIRQAGAGHLVLRTDSDWIADVVRFAVARKRGWSGAVS from the coding sequence ATGACACCGAAGAAGAGGGACGCCAGGGGTGACCGGCCCACGTGGGCGCCGCCGATCCTGCGTGGGGAGCGGATGGAGGCGGGACTGCGCACGCTCGAACTCGACGTGCGGCACAGGCTCGACGGTCTACTCCAGGGCAATCACCTGGGACTGGTGCCCGGGCCCGGTTCTGAGCCGGGCGAGGCCCGCCAGTACCAGCCGGGCGATGACGTGCGCCGCATCGACTGGGCCGTCACGGCACGCACCACCACACCCCACATCCGGGAGACGGTCGCCGACCGCGAGTTGGAGACCTGGGTGGTGGCGGATCTGTCGCCGAGCCTGGATTTCGGCACCGCCGCGTGCGAGAAACGCGACCTCGTGGTGTGTGCGGTCGCGGCCATCGCGCACCTGACGAGGGGCGGGGGCAACCGTATCGGGGCGCTACTGTCCAACGGGGCCGAGACCGTGCGGATCCCACCCCGGGGTGGTCGGGGGCATGCCCGTGAGCTGGTGCGTCGGGTCGCGACGATGCCCCGGGCTAAGGAGGGCACCCGCGGCGACCTCGCCGCGCTCGTGGACAAGCTGCGCAGACCGCCCCGCAGACGGGGCCTTGCGGTGGTGATCTCGGATTTCCTCGGTCCTTTGACATGGGAGCGGCCGTTACGCGCCCTGTCGGCCCGACACGATCTCGTGGCCGTGGAAGTGCTCGATCCCCGTGACGTCGAGTTGCCCGAGATCGGGTCGGTGGTACTCGCCGACCCGGAGACGGGACGACAGCGTGAGGTGCACGTCTCCGCGCTCCTGCGCAAGGAGTTCGCCGCCGCCGCGAGTGCCCATCGGGCAGAGGTCGCGCGCGCCATCAGACAGGCGGGTGCGGGGCATTTGGTACTGCGAACGGATTCGGACTGGATCGCCGACGTGGTCCGGTTCGCCGTGGCCCGCAAACGGGGATGGTCGGGGGCTGTCTCATGA
- a CDS encoding ferrochelatase, protein MDYDALLWLSFGGPEGPDDVMPFLENVTRGRGVPPERLAEVAEHYHHFGGVSPINRLNREAIAAVESELAAQNIDLPVYFGNRNWHPMVEDTVARMAADGVRRALVFSTSAYGGYSACRQYDEDIRRARAAVGDGAPQLVKLRQFFDHPLFIAAFADGVRKAYEQMGDPTARLVFVAHSVPTAADAASGPPEEGGHRYSRQVAEASRLVAAEVGVDTYDVVWQSRSGPPQVPWLEPDIVDHIDALHEAGVKAVVCCPIGFVSDHLEVIWDLDNEAAERATELGMSFVRSATPNSDPRFAQLLVELIREQTENAPVRKLSELVTGGDTANGEPCAVRCCEPVPRPAVAQNA, encoded by the coding sequence GTGGATTACGACGCGTTGCTGTGGTTGTCGTTCGGGGGTCCTGAAGGTCCGGACGACGTGATGCCGTTCCTGGAGAACGTCACCAGGGGTAGGGGAGTCCCGCCGGAGCGCCTCGCCGAGGTCGCCGAGCACTATCACCACTTCGGTGGGGTGTCGCCGATCAACCGACTGAACCGGGAGGCGATCGCGGCCGTCGAGAGTGAGCTGGCCGCGCAGAACATCGACCTGCCCGTGTATTTCGGTAACCGAAACTGGCATCCCATGGTGGAGGACACCGTGGCGCGGATGGCCGCCGACGGTGTACGGCGTGCTCTGGTGTTCTCCACCAGCGCCTACGGCGGGTACTCGGCATGTCGACAGTACGACGAGGACATCCGCCGGGCGCGCGCCGCTGTCGGGGACGGGGCGCCCCAGTTGGTCAAGCTGCGCCAGTTCTTCGACCACCCCCTGTTCATCGCCGCTTTCGCCGACGGGGTCCGGAAGGCCTACGAGCAGATGGGCGATCCCACCGCCCGACTCGTATTCGTCGCGCATTCGGTACCGACCGCAGCGGACGCCGCGTCCGGACCTCCGGAGGAAGGCGGGCACCGCTACTCCCGTCAGGTCGCCGAGGCGTCCCGACTGGTGGCGGCCGAGGTCGGCGTCGACACCTACGACGTCGTGTGGCAGTCCCGTTCGGGGCCACCACAGGTGCCGTGGTTGGAGCCGGACATCGTGGACCACATCGACGCGTTGCACGAGGCCGGGGTGAAGGCCGTGGTGTGCTGCCCCATCGGTTTCGTCTCCGACCACCTGGAAGTGATCTGGGACCTCGACAACGAGGCCGCCGAACGCGCAACCGAGCTGGGCATGTCCTTCGTCCGCTCCGCGACGCCCAACTCCGACCCCCGGTTCGCGCAGCTGCTGGTCGAGCTGATCCGGGAGCAGACCGAGAACGCGCCGGTGCGGAAACTGTCGGAGCTCGTCACCGGCGGGGACACCGCCAACGGGGAGCCCTGCGCCGTCCGATGCTGTGAACCCGTCCCACGTCCGGCGGTCGCGCAGAACGCCTGA